One sulfur-oxidizing endosymbiont of Gigantopelta aegis genomic region harbors:
- a CDS encoding MTH938/NDUFAF3 family protein, translated as MLQLENIENAYSFHSYDDHSAKLVKPGANIHSNNAADAILEINISTLIYKDKVYNELMGSEMFPASFADFDEQCVEKLSQYDADIYLIGTGNTSRFPDKAILQFIASKALSIDFMDIGAASRTFNILTSEYRKVAALIFFN; from the coding sequence ATGCTACAACTTGAAAACATAGAAAATGCCTATTCCTTTCATTCTTATGATGATCACAGTGCCAAACTGGTTAAACCCGGTGCCAACATTCACTCTAATAATGCTGCTGATGCCATATTGGAAATTAATATCAGCACCTTGATTTACAAAGATAAGGTGTATAATGAATTAATGGGTTCTGAAATGTTTCCTGCCAGTTTTGCAGATTTTGATGAGCAATGTGTTGAGAAACTCAGTCAATACGATGCCGATATTTACTTAATTGGCACAGGCAATACATCTCGTTTCCCTGATAAGGCCATTTTACAATTTATTGCCAGCAAAGCGCTTTCTATCGATTTTATGGATATTGGGGCTGCATCACGCACTTTTAATATTTTAACCAGTGAATATCGAAAAGTGGCCGCACTGATATTTTTTAACTAG
- the alaC gene encoding alanine transaminase produces the protein MNDDFQRIKRLPPYVFNIVNELKAKARARGEDIIDFGMGNPDQPTPKHIVDKMVEATQRNDTHRYSMSRGVPRLRKAICDWYKRSYDVDLDPESEAIVTIGSKEGLAHLALATVGPGDAVLVPNPSYPIHPYGFVIAGADIRHVPMTPDLDFFSELEKAIKNSWPKPKMLVLNFPGNPTTQCVELEFFEKVVKIAREHNIWIVHDIAYAEIVFDGYKAPSILQVPGAKDIAVEFYSLSKTYNMPGWRVGFMCGNPTLVAALTRMKSYLDYGMFTPIQVAAIHALDGPQDCVKDICNMYQARRDVLCAGLDSIGWVVETPKATMFVWAPIPEEYKAMGSLEFSKKLLTDAKVAVSPGIGFGEYGDDHVRFSLIENEHRTRQALRCLKEMFKKDGVGAFKV, from the coding sequence TTGAACGACGATTTTCAGCGGATTAAACGTTTACCCCCTTATGTTTTCAACATTGTCAATGAATTGAAAGCAAAAGCGCGAGCCCGAGGTGAAGACATTATTGATTTTGGTATGGGCAATCCTGATCAGCCAACACCGAAACATATCGTCGATAAAATGGTTGAAGCCACACAGCGTAATGATACCCATCGTTATTCCATGTCTCGTGGTGTGCCACGCCTGCGTAAAGCGATATGTGATTGGTATAAACGTAGCTATGATGTGGACTTAGATCCTGAGTCAGAAGCCATTGTTACCATTGGTTCTAAAGAAGGGCTGGCACATTTGGCCTTAGCCACTGTAGGTCCGGGTGATGCGGTTCTAGTGCCTAATCCATCTTATCCGATTCATCCCTATGGGTTTGTTATTGCGGGTGCGGATATCCGTCATGTGCCTATGACACCGGATTTAGATTTCTTTTCCGAATTAGAAAAAGCCATTAAAAACTCCTGGCCGAAGCCAAAAATGCTGGTGTTGAACTTCCCCGGCAATCCCACTACCCAATGTGTGGAACTGGAATTTTTTGAAAAAGTGGTCAAAATTGCCCGTGAGCATAATATTTGGATTGTTCATGATATTGCCTATGCCGAAATCGTTTTTGATGGTTATAAAGCGCCATCAATTCTACAAGTACCCGGTGCAAAAGACATTGCCGTTGAGTTCTACTCATTGTCAAAAACCTATAATATGCCCGGCTGGCGGGTTGGTTTTATGTGTGGCAACCCCACTTTAGTAGCAGCCTTGACCCGTATGAAGTCCTATCTTGATTATGGTATGTTTACGCCCATTCAAGTGGCTGCCATCCATGCTTTAGATGGCCCTCAGGATTGTGTCAAAGATATCTGTAATATGTATCAGGCTCGTCGCGATGTACTCTGCGCCGGTCTGGATTCAATCGGCTGGGTTGTGGAAACACCCAAGGCCACCATGTTTGTCTGGGCGCCCATTCCAGAAGAATACAAGGCAATGGGCTCTTTGGAATTTTCCAAAAAGTTACTCACTGACGCCAAAGTCGCTGTTTCACCGGGCATTGGTTTCGGCGAATACGGTGATGATCATGTGCGTTTTAGCCTGATTGAAAATGAACACCGCACCCGTCAGGCATTGCGATGCTTGAAAGAAATGTTTAAAAAAGACGGTGTGGGCGCGTTTAAAGTCTAA
- a CDS encoding homoserine dehydrogenase encodes MEPVKVGLLGLGTVGGGTVNVLRRNGEEISRRAGRGIIVTHASARDINKPRICQTDGIKLTQNPLDVVTDPEVSIVVELIGGDTLARELVLTAIANGKHVVTANKALIAKHGNEIFSAAQKQGVMVAFEAAVAGGIPIIKAIREGLAGNQIEWLAGIINGTGNFILTEMRDKQRDFDSVLAEAQRLGYAEADPTFDVEGIDAAHKLTILASIAFGIPLQFEKTYTEGISKITGEDVDFASELGFTIKHLGLSRRTEKGVELRVHPTLIPKRRLIANVDGVMNAVLVKGDAVGPTLYYGAGAGAEPTASAVVGDIVDVVRVLTSDPENRVPHLAFQPESLSDLPILSIDEVETAYYLRISASDKAGVLANITTILADNDISIDSMLQKEHKSDTDKATIIIITHTTIEKNMNKALAKINSFDAIDSEVVRIRLEHLDAD; translated from the coding sequence TTGGAACCAGTTAAGGTAGGCTTATTAGGTTTAGGCACTGTCGGTGGCGGTACAGTCAATGTTTTACGACGTAATGGCGAAGAAATATCTCGTCGTGCCGGACGTGGCATTATTGTAACTCATGCATCCGCTAGAGATATTAACAAGCCTCGTATTTGCCAAACAGACGGCATTAAATTAACTCAGAATCCCCTTGATGTTGTCACTGATCCAGAAGTGTCCATTGTGGTTGAATTAATCGGTGGTGATACTCTGGCACGTGAGTTAGTGTTGACTGCAATTGCCAATGGCAAGCACGTCGTCACTGCCAACAAAGCCCTGATAGCAAAGCATGGTAACGAAATATTCTCTGCTGCTCAAAAGCAGGGTGTGATGGTTGCTTTTGAAGCAGCAGTTGCCGGTGGTATCCCAATTATTAAAGCGATTCGTGAGGGTCTGGCGGGCAATCAAATTGAATGGCTGGCCGGTATCATCAATGGTACGGGCAACTTCATTTTGACCGAAATGCGCGACAAGCAACGTGATTTTGACTCGGTGTTAGCCGAAGCACAGCGTCTGGGTTATGCCGAAGCTGATCCCACTTTTGATGTTGAGGGTATCGATGCGGCGCATAAGCTGACTATTTTGGCCTCTATTGCCTTTGGTATTCCGCTACAATTTGAAAAAACTTATACCGAAGGTATCAGTAAAATTACTGGAGAAGATGTTGATTTTGCCAGTGAACTGGGCTTCACCATTAAACATCTAGGCTTGTCACGTCGTACTGAGAAGGGTGTTGAATTGCGTGTGCATCCAACGCTAATACCCAAGCGTCGTTTAATTGCCAATGTCGATGGTGTCATGAATGCCGTATTGGTTAAAGGTGATGCTGTTGGACCGACACTTTATTATGGTGCTGGTGCAGGTGCAGAACCTACGGCCTCTGCAGTTGTCGGTGATATTGTCGATGTGGTAAGGGTACTAACCTCCGATCCAGAAAATCGTGTGCCGCATCTGGCTTTCCAGCCTGAGTCATTATCCGATTTACCGATCTTAAGTATTGATGAAGTAGAAACTGCTTATTATCTGCGTATTTCAGCTTCGGATAAAGCCGGTGTATTAGCGAATATCACCACTATTCTTGCTGACAACGACATTAGTATTGATTCTATGTTACAAAAAGAACATAAGTCAGATACTGATAAGGCAACGATCATTATCATCACGCATACTACAATAGAAAAGAATATGAATAAGGCTTTAGCCAAAATCAATTCTTTCGATGCAATTGATAGTGAAGTGGTTCGAATTCGTTTAGAACACTTGGATGCCGATTAA
- the mfd gene encoding transcription-repair coupling factor: MDKLYSPISPEFVNKPGMKSHWGKLYGSALTLAISQLAQQSGQFIALITSDMPSAQKLRQELSFFLDSSKQNKPDLEILTLPDWETLAYDQFSPHQDIISERLATLYHLPRLKQGILIVPLNTLMHRLMPLDYINNNTLLLNTGMTLDIAQFRRDLEKRGYLCVANVYEHGEFAVRGSIIDLFPMGSTLPYRLDLFDDEIDSIKTFDIKTQRSIDTVDAINMMPAREFPLDKASIELFREQYRKLLGGELTDSVIYNEIGQGISPAGIEYYLPLFYEHTTTLFDFLPEQSIIVNFTDLESVTDQFIHDTEQRYEQYRHNVTRPILQAQQLFLKTDELFAQLKNYPRIICQSFEFQQKAGVFNFASDKPPPLGIATQTATQIETALDKLIQYIQSAKENQQRILFCAETAGRRETLLELFKPYKIYPKNFANWHEFQHSDKAMGICIAPLDEGLQLDDIILISEAQLYGQQVMQRRRRKGKSQDNDAIINTLAELKVGAPVVHEDNGVGRYLGLETITLGDETTEFLALEYAGGDKLYVPVASLHLISRYTGSNPDTAPLHKLGSGQWEKAKRKAREKIRDVAAELLEIYAQREAQQGFVYRYEEQQYRAFAGEFPFEETPDQQTAIENVIADMSGPKPMDRLICGDVGFGKTEVAMRAAFLAVSGGKQVAILVPTTLLSQQHAENFQSRFAEWPIKVAGLSRFQTKKEQDIILKGVADGIVDIVIGTHKLLQDSIKYKQLGMVIIDEEHRFGVRQKDRFKKLRSKVDILTMTATPIPRTLNMSLAGIRDFSIIATPPARRLSIKTFVQQWSNETIKEACQREIMRGGQIFVLHNNVKTIDKKARELAELIPDAKVDVAHGQMREKDLERIMSDFYHQRFNILVCTTIIETGIDIPTANTIVIERADRFGLAQLYQLRGRVGRSHHKAYAYLTVPEKKLMTADAIKRLEAIESIEDLGAGFTLANHDLEIRGSGELLGEDQSGQIHEIGFTLYTDLLERAVKSLKEGKDPELETAAHHGTEIDLHIPALIPDDYLPDIHTRLVMYKRISNAPDDMALRDIQVEMIDRFGLLTDQIKNLFAVTSLKLKATPLDILSIDYSDNGGRIVFSDKPNIDPMKIINLIQTKSVLYKLDGNSKLRLLKMESDIEKQFTYLNDLLDHFAA; encoded by the coding sequence ATGGATAAACTTTACTCCCCGATCAGCCCCGAATTCGTTAATAAGCCCGGCATGAAAAGTCATTGGGGCAAGCTCTATGGCAGCGCCCTGACACTGGCTATCAGTCAATTGGCTCAGCAATCAGGACAGTTCATTGCCCTGATCACTTCCGATATGCCCTCAGCGCAAAAACTTCGTCAAGAATTATCTTTCTTTTTAGATAGCTCAAAGCAGAATAAACCTGACCTAGAAATACTGACTCTACCTGACTGGGAAACACTGGCCTATGATCAGTTTTCTCCCCATCAAGATATTATTTCTGAACGTTTAGCAACGCTCTACCATTTACCCAGGCTCAAGCAAGGCATTTTAATCGTGCCATTAAACACACTCATGCACCGTTTAATGCCACTGGATTATATTAACAACAATACCCTGCTACTCAATACGGGCATGACACTGGATATTGCTCAATTTCGCCGTGATCTCGAAAAGCGCGGCTATCTTTGTGTCGCCAATGTCTATGAACACGGAGAATTTGCGGTACGTGGGAGTATTATTGATCTGTTTCCCATGGGCAGTACACTCCCCTATCGTCTGGACTTGTTTGACGATGAAATCGACAGCATTAAAACCTTCGACATCAAAACCCAGCGTTCTATTGATACGGTTGATGCCATCAATATGATGCCCGCCCGTGAGTTTCCTTTAGACAAGGCCAGCATTGAATTATTCCGGGAACAATATCGCAAGCTATTAGGCGGCGAACTCACTGATAGTGTGATTTACAATGAAATCGGTCAGGGCATCTCACCTGCCGGGATCGAATATTATCTCCCCTTGTTTTATGAGCACACGACAACGCTGTTTGATTTTTTACCTGAACAAAGCATTATTGTTAATTTTACCGATCTTGAAAGCGTCACCGATCAATTTATTCATGACACCGAACAACGCTATGAGCAATATCGGCATAATGTGACTCGTCCCATTCTCCAAGCACAGCAATTGTTTCTTAAAACCGATGAATTATTTGCCCAATTAAAAAATTATCCACGTATTATTTGCCAGAGTTTTGAGTTTCAACAAAAAGCCGGGGTCTTTAATTTTGCCAGTGACAAGCCACCACCCTTAGGCATTGCCACACAAACAGCCACACAAATAGAAACCGCACTGGACAAACTCATACAATATATCCAGAGCGCCAAAGAAAACCAACAACGTATTTTGTTTTGTGCCGAAACAGCAGGTCGTCGGGAAACCCTATTAGAATTATTTAAGCCCTATAAAATATACCCCAAAAACTTTGCCAACTGGCATGAATTTCAGCACTCCGACAAAGCGATGGGGATCTGTATTGCACCGCTTGACGAGGGCTTACAACTTGATGACATTATTCTCATCAGTGAAGCGCAATTATATGGCCAACAGGTCATGCAACGTCGACGCCGCAAAGGTAAGAGCCAGGACAATGATGCCATTATCAATACGCTGGCAGAGCTTAAAGTGGGTGCGCCAGTTGTCCATGAAGATAATGGTGTGGGTCGCTATTTAGGATTAGAAACCATTACCCTGGGTGATGAAACTACTGAGTTTCTCGCCTTAGAATATGCTGGTGGTGACAAGCTCTATGTGCCCGTTGCTTCCTTACATCTGATTAGTCGCTATACCGGCTCAAATCCTGACACAGCCCCCCTACATAAACTCGGTAGTGGACAATGGGAAAAAGCCAAGCGCAAAGCACGGGAAAAAATTCGTGATGTCGCTGCTGAATTATTAGAAATTTATGCTCAGCGTGAGGCACAACAAGGTTTTGTTTATCGCTATGAAGAACAACAATACCGTGCCTTTGCCGGTGAGTTCCCTTTTGAAGAAACTCCCGATCAGCAAACCGCCATTGAGAATGTGATTGCCGATATGAGCGGTCCAAAACCAATGGACAGACTGATCTGTGGTGATGTGGGTTTTGGTAAAACTGAAGTGGCTATGCGCGCTGCGTTTCTTGCCGTCAGTGGTGGCAAACAAGTAGCAATCCTAGTCCCGACCACTCTGCTCAGTCAGCAACATGCAGAAAACTTTCAAAGTCGATTTGCCGAATGGCCCATTAAAGTGGCAGGCTTATCACGCTTTCAAACAAAAAAAGAACAGGATATTATCCTCAAAGGCGTCGCCGATGGCATAGTAGACATTGTGATTGGCACACATAAATTGCTTCAAGATAGCATCAAATACAAACAATTAGGCATGGTGATCATCGACGAAGAACATCGTTTCGGGGTACGCCAAAAAGATCGCTTTAAAAAATTACGCAGCAAAGTCGATATTCTGACCATGACGGCCACACCGATTCCCAGAACCTTAAATATGTCGCTGGCGGGCATTCGCGACTTTTCCATTATTGCTACGCCCCCTGCACGTCGCCTCTCCATTAAGACCTTTGTACAACAATGGAGCAACGAAACCATTAAAGAGGCCTGTCAGCGTGAGATTATGCGTGGTGGTCAAATATTTGTCCTGCACAATAATGTCAAAACCATTGACAAAAAAGCCCGTGAACTTGCCGAGTTAATTCCCGATGCAAAAGTCGATGTGGCGCATGGCCAAATGCGTGAAAAAGACCTCGAACGCATTATGAGTGACTTTTATCATCAACGCTTTAATATCTTAGTCTGTACTACCATTATTGAAACCGGCATTGATATCCCAACGGCCAATACCATTGTCATTGAACGTGCCGATCGCTTTGGTCTGGCACAACTTTATCAATTGCGCGGTCGTGTTGGACGCTCTCACCACAAGGCTTATGCCTATCTCACCGTACCGGAAAAGAAACTCATGACCGCAGATGCCATTAAGCGTCTTGAAGCCATTGAGTCCATTGAAGATCTCGGTGCTGGCTTCACGCTGGCCAACCATGATTTGGAAATACGTGGTTCAGGTGAATTATTAGGTGAAGATCAAAGTGGTCAAATTCATGAAATAGGCTTTACTCTTTATACTGATTTATTAGAACGCGCGGTTAAATCATTAAAAGAAGGCAAAGATCCCGAACTAGAAACCGCAGCCCATCATGGCACTGAAATTGACCTGCACATTCCAGCACTCATTCCTGATGATTATTTACCCGACATTCATACCCGCCTGGTCATGTATAAACGCATATCTAATGCCCCTGATGACATGGCACTAAGAGACATTCAAGTAGAAATGATTGACCGCTTTGGTTTACTCACGGATCAAATTAAGAATTTATTTGCCGTCACCTCACTCAAACTCAAAGCCACACCATTGGATATTTTAAGCATTGATTATAGTGACAATGGCGGTCGCATTGTTTTCAGTGACAAGCCCAATATTGATCCCATGAAGATCATTAATCTCATTCAGACCAAATCAGTGCTGTATAAATTAGATGGTAATAGTAAGTTACGTTTATTAAAAATGGAAAGTGACATTGAAAAACAGTTTACTTATTTGAACGACTTATTAGATCATTTTGCTGCTTAG
- the thrC gene encoding threonine synthase codes for MNFIETRGNDGQYPLEVSFSSAILSPIASFGGIYVPEFLPELGTEFLQKHINSSYKTLAKDVLAAFEIDIDADVIDDALSLYDEFDDATNPVPLVRVKDDLYVSELYHGPTRAFKDMALQPFGVVLSSLAQKRNENYLIMAATSGDTGPAALETFKNRANVQVACLYPDGGTSDVQRLQMVTEDAKNVKVIGIHGDFDDAQNALKRLLGSATFKAQLKAKNIHLSAANSVNFGRIIFQLIYHIYSYLELVRQNVIVSGDKVYLDVPSGNFGNALGGYYAMKMGLPIEKILIASNKNNVLTQLIKQGKYDLRDMAVVSTSSPAMDILKSSNVERILYDMFGAERTKELMSQLDNENHYELTATELSQFQSIFAADFCEDDEGKQYIKDVFADGYLMDPHTATCFKAYNTCRDKSLTTIAYSTAEWTKFSPTIANALTGEEGASDIDALQAIAKKAGISIPRVISELFDKEIAQKTIIDKQDIEKEILAFL; via the coding sequence ATGAATTTTATTGAAACACGTGGTAATGATGGTCAATATCCATTGGAAGTGAGCTTTTCTTCAGCGATTTTGTCACCTATTGCTTCGTTTGGCGGTATTTATGTGCCTGAATTCTTGCCTGAGTTAGGGACTGAGTTTTTACAAAAGCATATTAACTCCAGTTATAAGACCCTTGCTAAAGATGTGCTAGCTGCTTTTGAAATTGACATCGATGCCGATGTTATTGATGACGCACTGAGTCTCTATGATGAATTTGACGATGCGACTAATCCTGTGCCACTGGTGCGAGTGAAAGATGATCTCTATGTGAGCGAGCTTTATCATGGCCCGACTCGCGCTTTTAAAGATATGGCATTACAACCCTTCGGTGTTGTGCTGTCGTCTCTGGCGCAAAAACGAAATGAAAATTATCTGATTATGGCAGCAACCAGTGGTGACACTGGTCCAGCCGCCTTGGAAACGTTTAAAAATCGTGCCAATGTACAAGTGGCTTGTTTGTATCCTGATGGTGGCACTTCAGATGTGCAGCGTTTGCAAATGGTGACTGAAGATGCAAAAAATGTAAAGGTAATCGGTATTCATGGAGACTTTGACGATGCGCAAAATGCCTTGAAACGTCTTTTAGGTTCAGCGACATTTAAAGCCCAATTAAAAGCAAAAAACATCCATTTATCAGCAGCAAATTCAGTGAATTTTGGGCGTATTATTTTTCAATTGATTTATCATATTTACAGTTATCTTGAATTAGTGCGTCAGAATGTGATTGTCTCAGGTGATAAGGTTTATCTGGATGTGCCTAGTGGTAATTTTGGTAATGCCCTAGGTGGTTATTATGCGATGAAAATGGGCTTGCCCATCGAGAAAATTCTAATTGCATCAAATAAGAACAATGTTTTGACACAATTGATTAAACAGGGTAAGTATGACCTGCGTGATATGGCTGTCGTATCCACCAGTTCACCGGCTATGGATATTTTAAAGTCATCGAATGTTGAACGAATTTTATATGATATGTTTGGTGCTGAACGTACAAAAGAACTTATGTCGCAATTGGATAATGAAAATCACTATGAGCTGACTGCTACTGAACTCTCACAGTTTCAAAGTATTTTTGCTGCGGATTTCTGTGAAGATGATGAAGGCAAGCAATACATTAAAGATGTTTTTGCTGATGGTTATTTGATGGATCCACATACTGCAACGTGTTTTAAAGCCTATAATACCTGTCGAGATAAATCGTTGACTACAATTGCGTATTCTACCGCAGAGTGGACCAAGTTTTCGCCCACGATTGCCAATGCCTTAACCGGTGAAGAAGGAGCATCTGATATTGATGCCTTACAAGCGATTGCTAAAAAAGCAGGAATTTCTATACCACGGGTTATTAGTGAGCTATTTGATAAAGAAATAGCGCAAAAAACCATTATTGATAAGCAAGATATTGAAAAAGAAATCCTAGCGTTCCTATAA
- a CDS encoding IS1 family transposase, producing the protein MDKISSDIKQPRIPVEINDIQVNFCKNPLCQNYGVPASTESQVKLHKSQKDCYKLSSGSRKPVTKLICKSCNELFPVKSNQGIWDELQRIEEYLKETPEVSCPDNSCKNNLISIKLGKEFYQSFGKTKSGSSRYRCKSCKKTFSVKQSTTGQKQPHKNNLIFKLLMNKSPLRRICEVADVGMATVYAKIDFLHKQCMTFVSEREQRLIKSNIKRLYVSVDRQEYIVNWTRREDKRNIKLSAIGSADNETGYVFQMNLNYDPCISPIEIEENALSVNDYNAQYAYRKHARFWLNGDYKESVKNSRSKKTNGSSLSADISATYKDAISRDDIEESEALYQVQKLPQNGMQIHSEYTMYGHFFLYINCSVVLKKSDSF; encoded by the coding sequence ATGGATAAAATATCTTCTGATATAAAACAACCAAGAATTCCAGTTGAAATTAACGATATTCAGGTTAATTTTTGCAAAAATCCATTGTGCCAAAATTATGGTGTTCCTGCCAGCACAGAAAGCCAAGTTAAACTCCATAAATCACAAAAAGACTGCTACAAATTATCAAGTGGTAGTCGAAAGCCAGTTACTAAACTGATTTGCAAGTCTTGTAATGAGTTATTCCCAGTTAAGAGCAATCAAGGAATTTGGGATGAATTACAGCGAATTGAAGAATATTTAAAAGAAACTCCAGAGGTGTCATGCCCTGATAATTCATGTAAAAATAATCTCATTAGTATTAAGTTAGGAAAAGAATTTTACCAGTCTTTTGGGAAAACAAAATCAGGTTCTAGTCGTTATCGATGCAAGTCTTGTAAGAAAACATTTTCAGTTAAACAATCTACAACTGGTCAAAAACAGCCTCATAAAAACAATCTTATTTTCAAACTTCTAATGAATAAATCCCCTTTAAGGCGAATCTGTGAAGTTGCTGATGTTGGTATGGCGACTGTTTATGCAAAAATTGATTTTCTGCATAAACAGTGCATGACCTTTGTATCAGAAAGAGAACAGAGGTTAATTAAAAGCAATATAAAGCGACTTTATGTTAGCGTGGATAGACAGGAATATATTGTTAATTGGACAAGACGAGAAGATAAACGAAATATTAAACTTTCAGCAATCGGTAGTGCTGACAATGAAACGGGCTACGTATTTCAAATGAATTTAAACTATGATCCTTGTATTAGCCCTATTGAAATAGAAGAAAATGCTTTATCTGTTAATGATTATAATGCCCAATACGCCTATCGAAAACATGCAAGATTCTGGTTGAATGGTGATTATAAAGAGAGTGTGAAAAATTCAAGATCCAAAAAGACAAATGGATCATCTTTAAGTGCCGATATATCAGCAACATACAAGGATGCAATTTCTCGTGATGATATAGAAGAATCAGAAGCTCTCTATCAAGTACAAAAATTGCCTCAAAATGGAATGCAGATCCATTCTGAATATACGATGTATGGACATTTCTTTTTATACATAAATTGTTCAGTGGTGTTGAAAAAATCAGATTCTTTTTAG
- a CDS encoding Eco57I restriction-modification methylase domain-containing protein, giving the protein MRNFFWSAIAGKFDVVVGNPPWVRWSKLPELYRERIKPTCDHYGIFSKTKFHGGNELDISGMITYTVADKWLKDEDGILAFVITQTHFQSPSSAGFRSFYIGNNQIIQPVGIDDLKALKPFPDAANKTAIFIAKKCKGNTIKYPIPYAIWEAAKGNKKQSLLTSQNKKLLIQLTLISVRQPLLREVIHHGLLHRKVVLKHLKDHWCKHLG; this is encoded by the coding sequence GTGCGTAATTTCTTCTGGTCTGCTATTGCAGGAAAGTTTGATGTGGTTGTTGGTAATCCACCTTGGGTCAGATGGTCAAAATTACCCGAATTATACCGTGAACGTATAAAGCCAACCTGTGATCATTATGGAATTTTCTCAAAAACAAAATTTCATGGTGGAAATGAACTTGATATATCAGGAATGATCACCTATACCGTTGCAGATAAATGGCTCAAAGATGAAGACGGAATTTTAGCATTTGTTATCACGCAAACTCATTTTCAATCACCATCTTCAGCAGGTTTTCGATCATTTTATATCGGAAATAATCAGATCATTCAACCTGTAGGGATTGATGATCTAAAAGCTTTAAAGCCATTTCCTGATGCAGCCAATAAAACAGCTATTTTTATTGCTAAAAAATGCAAAGGTAACACAATAAAATATCCTATACCCTATGCTATATGGGAAGCGGCTAAAGGAAATAAAAAGCAATCCCTGCTCACCTCACAAAACAAGAAGCTCTTGATTCAGTTGACATTGATAAGTGTGAGGCAACCCCTGTTACGGGAGGTGATTCACCATGGGCTATTACACCGAAAGGTGGTTTTAAAGCATTTAAAAGATCACTGGTGCAAGCACTTGGGTTAA
- the arsC gene encoding arsenate reductase (glutaredoxin) (This arsenate reductase requires both glutathione and glutaredoxin to convert arsenate to arsenite, after which the efflux transporter formed by ArsA and ArsB can extrude the arsenite from the cell, providing resistance.) produces the protein MSTKIYHNPRCSKSRQTLQILEDKGIKPEIIEYLKTPPTESELKSILNALGKSPRELMRKGEAEYKEHNLADDSLSDDQLIAAMVKHPKLIERPIVISADNKYALGRPPESVLDIL, from the coding sequence ATGAGCACCAAAATATACCATAATCCACGTTGTTCCAAGTCTCGTCAGACATTACAAATTTTGGAAGATAAAGGAATTAAACCGGAAATTATCGAATATTTAAAAACCCCGCCAACAGAAAGTGAATTAAAGTCTATCCTAAATGCATTGGGAAAAAGCCCGAGAGAATTGATGCGTAAAGGCGAAGCAGAATACAAGGAACACAATCTAGCTGACGACTCCTTGAGTGATGATCAGCTGATTGCAGCAATGGTGAAACACCCTAAATTAATCGAGCGTCCTATTGTTATTAGCGCTGACAATAAATATGCTTTAGGCCGCCCACCAGAAAGCGTTTTGGATATTTTATAA